The proteins below come from a single Kryptolebias marmoratus isolate JLee-2015 linkage group LG12, ASM164957v2, whole genome shotgun sequence genomic window:
- the LOC108239204 gene encoding zona pellucida sperm-binding protein 3: MVPAGVSLPLTLLTCLAFGVTEAIRALKEGPMIDAEGREYKSVPAVDDSRPKSSDKPTVHVRCTETSMIVFIQADFYRTGRLVSPGELFLGDAKYSKSSKCRAVPAGDHEYIIEADLQDCGSKLTVADDDVIYSNNLIFSPAVGHHGITRMTEAAVPVSCHYKRKHTVSSTTQQQEKPLSFSTSSGGSPFSLKLMTDDWLDERFSNTYLLGEPLYLKAWYSGRDSRRLFVDSCVATLTPDPTSVPRYYLIEQHGCFTDAKDGGLNSFFLPRTAADSLRFQLDAFLFYNELRNTIYITCQLKATHQLKSSPVNKACNYVHSRWVNVEGNDGMCWCCNSVCRKRLPKDDVVCDSLTLGPLMIFLKE; the protein is encoded by the exons ATGGTGCCTGCAGGTGTTTCTCTCCCTCTCACGCTGCTGACATGTTTGGCCTTTGGAGTCACAGAGGCCATCAGAGCTCTCAAAGAAGGCCCGATGATCGACGCTGAGGGAAGGGAGTATAAATCCGTTCCTGCAGTGGACGATAGCAGGCCAAAGAGCAGCGACAAACCCACTGTCCACGTGCGGTGCACTGAGACGTCCATGATCGTCTTCATCCAGGCTGATTTCTACAGAACCGGCCGCCTCGTGTCCCCAGGAGAGCTGTTTCTGGGAGATGCCAAGTATTCGAAGAGCAGCAAGTGCCGAGCTGTTCCTGCTGGTGACCATGAGTATATCATTGAAGCAGACTTGCAAGACTGTGGCTCTAAATTAACT GTGGCTGATGATGACGTGATCTACTCCAACAACCTGATCTTCTCTCCTGCTGTGGGTCATCATGGAATTACAAGGATGACTGAAGCTGCCGTTCCAGTCTCCTGCCACTACAAAAG GAAACACACGGTGAGCAGCACGACTCAGCAGCAGGAGAAGCCTCTATCTTTCTCCACCTCATCAGGAGGTTCTCCTTTCTCTCTGAAACTGATGACTG ATGACTGGTTAGATGAGCGGTTTTCCAACACCTACCTTCTCGGTGAACCCCTGTACCTGAAGGCGTGGTACTCTGGTCGTGATTCAAGGCGGCTCTTTGTTGACAGCTGTGTTGCCactctgacccctgaccccacATCAGTGCCTCGATACTACCTCATTGAACAACACGG GTGCTTCACTGACGCAAAAGATGGCGGCTTAAACTCCTTCTTTCTGCCCAGAACAGCGGCTGATTCGCTTCGGTTCCAGCTTGATGCCTTCCTGTTTTATAATGAATTAAGGAACACT ATCTATATAACTTGCCAACTTAAAGCAACACATCAGCTGAAGAGCAGTCCTGTGAACAAAGCCTGCAATTATGTGCACTCAAG ATGGGTGAATGTTGAGGGGAATGATGGCATGTGTTGGTGCTGCAACAGTGTCTGCAGGAAAAGGCTGCCTAAAG ATGATGTGGTCTGTGACAGTTTGACCCTCGGTCCATTGATGATTTTCCTCAAGGAatga
- the LOC108239286 gene encoding uncharacterized protein LOC108239286 isoform X1, whose product MKMRPASLLLLIQVFEVCAEFRLLTEGQSLGLSCSPQQGRGPLRGLHLYHQGPRTQTTLLSVAESGAVRVDPARGARLQLSGGLSSPRVNVSVSSVRPSDSGLYLWELSYRERNGSGQLTLSEHKVLLLVEGAGTTCRCSHGYIQLLLIISAAAGLLLLAFSWMIIDNCVRARRAPTLQPHPPIYEEMSRKLQTPGSPQNNCEASAPLEEEVNFPVYSNPNILLQPQDNYYACPRQLALRGHV is encoded by the exons ATGAAGATGCGTCCAGcttctttgctgcttttgatTCAGGTCTTCGAAG TCTGTGCAGAGTTTAGGCTTCTGACGGAGGGTCAGTCCCTGGGGCTCTCCTGCAGCCCTCAGCAGGGCCGCGGTCCCCTGAGGGGCCTCCACCTGTACCACCAGGGGCCGCGGACTCAGACCACCCTGCTGTCGGTGGCTGAGAGCGGGGCGGTCAGGGTGGACCCAGCGCGCGGGGCCCGCCTGCAGCTGAGCGGAGGCCTGAGCTCGCCGAGGGTCAACGTGAGCGTCTCCTCTGTGCGGCCGAGTGACTCGGGGCTCTACCTGTGGGAGCTGAGTTACAGGGAGAGGAACGGCTCCGGCCAGCTCACCCTGAGCGAACACAAGGTCCTCCTGCTGGTCGAAGGTGCAG ggACAACGTGCCGCTGCTCCCACGGCTACATCCAGCTGCTTTTAAtcatctctgcagctgcaggactcCTGCTGCTGGCCTTCAGCTGGATGATCATAGACAACTGT GTGAGGGCGAGGCGAGCCCCCACCCTGCAGCCTCACCCCCCCATCTATGAGGAAAtgagcaggaagctgcagacCCCCGGAAGCCCCCAGAATAACTGCGAGGCCTCCGCCCCCCTGGAGGAGGAAGTCAACTTCCCCGTTTACTCCAACCCAAACATCCTCCTGCAACCGCAGGACAACTACTACGCCTGTCCCAGGCAGCTGGCCCTCAGAGGGCACGTCTGA
- the LOC108239220 gene encoding trinucleotide repeat-containing gene 6C protein-like gives QEEKKKKEAAQKKVTEQTTKVPDSVKLDPAPPLSPTSPGATPPAAPSSGNGKRAPSGCQPQTLLQQRYPPREVPPRFRQQEQKQLLKRGQPLPSGTPPPPTTGHPDTSESAAATVAITSSPFCSSSSSASLPTELPPQSGQGAQYDNPPWGHLPANRSATSAASSTNLSGWDKLIIDQKDTEAWPSITLSQSQAPPRGCPLDTDPGHLTSSSSSSTSSSCSTVSMATGANGQTGHFPANHLSSKANSGPSPANHTGTSMLSSQVTTNRGWGSGPGPSHCPTQSSVGNEGKCDSPVGGGGSRGWGSSSSSSTNNFNLNLNPNANPSAWPMLGHDGGGSSGGANTISSPQTAPNLCNPPGPPPTQTSTCSGANTNSKSSGIGSAWGNIMASDVSESHPTPSTNVSFSSEPQNLKTDGPNQTQKQEPPSPIRNLPGWGSAPAGLSPIGQPPPGGSQVNGEDDNSLWGNSGNSKTTSSKEGPGWDTAWGHGGSGPGNSGGWGEQSSGDWGKQHSEETQGSWDAPSSPPQDSQANHWSRAVSTAGASEGSSDSIDGYPRQRDQSSRDKPVPVLPAQELDPRVLCNTGWGQTPVRQHTTWDMDDTKRKNDAGTESWGSGPSTSSEVQGPSNTTTGPSQRTDSGNKNDVPGSQGASGWGGSVAATHLPGSSWGELPNNVKHPVGHGGWGNSPSGGATNNIPKNGGQSWGEEKSAGWEDSQGKSTPQGWGEQPKTSHTWGNSGSNTGDWEEPEESKKSSTNPDWEGESGNWKENQRDWGRSTSGPGISGAGGSGGWGESAPQRPCGPPQGWIGKPQDGPSSNSGGGAMGSWGGSSSVKQGAAWGNSKSEPSNEPTGWEEPSPPSIRRKMEIDDGTSAWGDPGAYNKAVNLWDRNNSGKSQAKVTTGGSNPSGSNNNHPHTHNHPYHGPPAPLQNHSQNTQNPCPTSGPMDPPVQHQTGQSHIRGPLIAQGWGDLPSSHTKSESSWREPAPSPVSVDNGTSAWGKPTGSSGGWGDGNPDGYRRSNPTMNTASCKPAAKPMQDGWGGGGEEISLSGGQWDAEEGDVWNSTASQESNSSCNSWGNASKKAPQKVKVPVKQEDAWIMKHLIKQLTDMGFPRDPAEEALKSNNMNLDQAMSALLEKKTELDKRGMGIGGHDFNNGLINKPMSCPRPPLLSKDPSVDPRLPFIDKQMQSGMFGGSGAAQARAMQQPQPPPQPPVLPLSSSQPSLRAQVPQFLSPQVQAQLLQFAAKNIGLNPALLTSPINPQHMTLLNQLYQLQLTYQRLQIQQQMLQAQRNVSGPIRQQEQQVARTINNMQQQIQQHQRQLAQALLMKQQQQQQTPSHSSLHPGGAKSTLDTFPGHPQTPGLSDLQTKEPQSSPNTYSPYALSGLNPNCMDVGSLPLKDPPQPQSRLSQWTHPNSIESLSGNSSPLEPNLGKHGANLGPPGKPPQMDDSYNPYSLMSSSESPTSPLVPPESWGPGKNSSDKMANGTNINWPPEFCPGVPWKGLQNIDPETDPNVTPGSVPSGPTINTNIQDVNRYLLRDRSGGSSPTSSQSEALPPSTDWPVSAYTSSFSLSPEMDDTGKLSEMKSTWSPGPISHSQPSLSHELWKVPQGPRSSTTAPSRPPPGLTNTKPSSTWGGNSLGLAQGWSSSYTTAGTTWSTDSSNRTSSWLVLRNLTPQIDGSTLRTLCMQHGPLITFHLNLTQGNAVVRYSSKDEAAKAQKSLHMCVLGNTTILAEFAGEEEVNRFFAQSQSLGGTTSWQATPGTNQTRMGGAGSGAAHPIGHSPHWNNNNNGGGGSSSGGGLGAAGTKTGGELLWGGVQQYSSLWGPPSGEEGRVMGSPTPINTLLPGDLLSGESM, from the exons AACTGCCCCCACAGAGTGGCCAAGGAGCCCAGTATGATAATCCCCCCTGGGGACATCTACCAGCCAATAGAAGTGCCACAAGTGCTGCATCTTCCACCAATCTTAGTGGCTGGGATAAATTGATCATTGACCAGAAGGACACAGAGGCTTGGCCCTCTATTACCCTCAGCCAAAGCCAGGCCCCTCCAAGAGGATGCCCTTTGGACACTGACCCTGGTCACctgaccagcagcagcagcagtagtacAAGCAGTAGTTGTAGTACAGTGAGTATGGCCACAGGGGCCAACGGTCAGACAGGCCACTTTCCTGCCAACCACCTTAGCAGCAAAGCCAACAGTGGGCCTAGCCCTGCCAATCATACTGGAACCAGCATGCTTTCTAGCCAGGTTACAACCAATCGTGGTTGGGGCTCTGGACCTGGACCCTCTCATTGTCCCACACAGTCCTCAGTGGGGAATGAAGGGAAGTGTGACAGCCCagtgggaggaggaggcagcagagGTTGGggttcctcttcatcatcctccaCCAACAACTTTAACTTGAACCTAAACCCCAATGCCAACCCATCTGCCTGGCCCATGTTGGGACATGATGGGGGAGGCAGCTCAGGGGGAGCCAACACCATTTCATCTCCTCAAACTGCACCCAACCTCTGTAATCCTCCTGGCCCCCCACCAACTCAGACCAGCACCTGTTCTGGAGCCAACACTAACAGCAAGTCCTCTGGTATTGGCAGCGCATGGGGTAACATAATGGCTTCTGATGTATCAGAGTCACACCCCACCCCATCCACGAATGTGTCTTTCAGTTCAGAACCTCAGAACCTTAAAACTGATGGACCAAATCAGACTCAAAAGCAGGAACCTCCCAGCCCAATCCGAAACTTGCCTGGCTGGGGCAGTGCACCTGCAGGCTTGAGTCCTATAGGACAGCCACCACCAGGCGGTTCACAGGTCAACGGAGAAGATGATAACTCTTTATGGGGTAACAGTGGTAACTCAAAAACAACTTCATCAAAGGAAGGACCTGGCTGGGATACAGCCTGGGGCCATGGAGGAAGTGGACCAGGGAACTCTGGAGGCTGGGGTGAACAGTCTAGTGGAGACTGGGGGAAGCAGCATAGTGAAGAGACCCAGGGAAGCTGGGATGCACCCAGCTCTCCTCCCCAGGATTCACAAGCTAATCATTGGAGTAGAGCTGTGAGCACAGCTGGTGCTAGTGAAGGGAGTAGTGACAGCATTGATGGATATCCCCGACAGAGAGACCAGTCATCCAGAGACAAACCAGTTCCTGTTCTCCCTGCCCAGGAGCTAGACCCCAGGGTTCTGTGTAATACTGGTTGGGGACAGACCCCTGTACGCCAGCACACCACCTGGGATATGGATGATACTAAACGGAAGAATGATGCTGGGACTGAATCCTGGGGCTCTGGTCCATCCACTTCAAGTGAAGTGCAGGGACCCTCAAACACTACCACAGGCCCTTCACAGAGGACTGACAGTGGGAATAAAAATGATGTACCTGGTTCTCAGGGAGCTTCTGGTTGGGGTGGAAGCGTAGCTGCTACACACCTGCCCGGCTCTAGTTGGGGAGAGCTACCCAACAACGTCAAGCATCCCGTTGGACATGGAGGCTGGGGGAACTCTCCATCAGGAGGCGCTACCAACAATATACCCAAGAATGGTGGTCAGTCCTGGGGAGAGGAAAAATCAGCAGGGTGGGAGGATTCTCAAGGCAAGTCAACACCCCAGGGCTGGGGAGAGCAACCCAAAACATCCCATACCTGGGGCAACAGTGGAAGCAATACAGGGGATTGGGAGGAACCAGAAGAGAGCAAGAAGAGTTCCACGAACCCTGATTGGGAAGGAGAATCTGGAAACTGGAAGGAAAATCAACGAGACTGGGGAAGGTCAACTTCAGGACCAGGGATATCTGGAGCTGGAGGAAGTGGGGGTTGGGGTGAATCAGCACCCCAGCGTCCCTGTGGTCCCCCTCAAGGTTGGATAGGCAAGCCTCAAGATGGGCCCAGCAGTAATAGTGGAGGAGGCGCCATGGGCTCTTGGGGTGGCTCAAGCTCAGTGAAGCAGGGTGCAGCTTGGGGGAATAGTAAATCAGAGCCCTCAAATGAGCCTACAGGCTGGGAGGAGCCATCTCCACCCTCAATCCGGCGTAAGATGGAGATAGATGATGGGACGTCTGCTTGGGGCGACCCAGGTGCCTACAATAAGGCAGTCAATTTATGGGATAGGAACAATTCAGGAAAGTCCCAGGCTAAAGTTACCACAGGAGGAAGTAATCCCTCAGGATCCAACAATAACCACCCCCACACTCACAATCACCCCTATCATGGGCCACCTGCACCTTTACAGAACCATAGCCAAAACACTCAGAACCCATGTCCTACCAGTGGCCCTATGGATCCTCCAGTGCAACACCAGACTGGCCAGTCGCACATCAGAGGTCCGCTGATAGCTCAAG GTTGGGGAGATTTACCCAGCTCCCACACCAAATCAGAAAGCTCTTGGCGGGAACCTGCACCCTCTCCCGTCAGCGTAGATAATGGCACGTCTGCCTGGGGCAAACCGACTGGAAGCTCCGGAGGCTGGGGAGACGGCAACCCAGACGGCTATCGCAGGAGCAACCCAACAATGAACACTGCATCCTGCAAACCTG CCGCCAAACCTATGCAAGATggatgg ggagggggaggtgaAGAGATCAGCCTGTCAGGGGGTCAGTGGGACGCTGAGGAGGGAGACGTGTGGAATAGCACTGCCTCCCAGGAGAGCAACTCTTCCTGTAACTCCTGGGGCAATGCATCCAAAAAAGCCCCTCAGAAG GTGAAAGTCCCTGTGAAGCAGGAAGATGCCTGGATCATGAAACATCTCATCAAACAGCTGACAGACATGGGATTCCCT AGGGATCCGGCAGAGGAGGCTTTGAAAAGCAACAACATGAACTTGGATCAGGCCATGAGTGCCCTGTTGGAGAAGAAGACGGAGCTGGACAAGCGTGGGATGGGGATCGGCGGCCACGACTTCAACAACGGGCTCATCAACAAGCCTATGAGCTGCCCCCGGCCTCCACTTCTTTCCAAAGACCCCTCAGTAGATCCTCGCCTGCCCTTCATCGATAAG CAGATGCAGAGTGGAATGTTTGGCGGCAGTGGAGCAGCACAAGCCCGGGCCATGCAGCAGCCGCAGCCGCCTCCTCAGCCACCAGTGCTGCCTCTCAGCTCCTCTCAGCCTAGTCTACGTGCTCAAGTGCCTCAGTTTCTCTCCCCTCAG GTTCAAGCACAGCTCTTACAGTTTGCAGCAAAAAACATTGGACTGAATCCTGCACTTTTAACCTCACCAATAAACCCTCAACATATGACCCTTCTGAATCAACTTTACCAGCTGCAACTG ACGTACCAGCGTTTACAAATTCAACAGCAGATGTTGCAGGCACAGCGCAATGTTTCTGGCCCAATTCGACAACAAGAGCAGCAA GTTGCACGTACAATCAATAACATGCAGCAGCAGATCCAACAGCACCAGCGTCAGCTGGCCCAGGCCCTGCTGatgaaacagcagcaacagcagcaaacCCCCTCCCACTCGAGCCTGCATCCTGGTGGAGCCAAATCCACCCTGGATACATTTCCAGGTCACCCCCAGACTCCAGGCCTCTCCGACCTGCAGACCAAAGAGCCACAGTCATCCCCCAACACCTACAGCCCCTATGCTCTCT cTGGACTGAATCCAAACTGTATGGATGTGGGAAGCCTTCCTTTGAAGGACCCACCCCAGCCCCAGTCACGGCTGTCACAGTGGACACACCCCAACTCCATCGAAAGCCTTTCTGGAAACTCCTCTCCTCTTGAGCCCAACTTGGGAAAGCATg GTGCCAACCTGGGCCCTCCGGGGAAGCCCCCTCAGATGGACGACTCGTACAACCCCTACAGCCTGATGTCCAGCTCGGAGTCTCCTACCAGCCCGCTGGTTCCTCCAGAGAGCTGGGGACCGGGCAAGAACAGCAGTGACAAGATGGCAAACGGGACCAACATCAACTGGCCGCCAG agtttTGTCCTGGTGTACCCTGGAAGGGCCTTCAGAACATAGACCCTGAGACTGACCCCAACGTGACTCCAGGCAGCGTCCCCAGTGGTCCCACCATCAACACCAACATCCAAGATGTCAACCGTTACCTGCTGCGGGACAGGAGTGGAG GCTCCTCTCCCACTTCATCTCAGAGCGAGGCTCTGCCTCCGTCTACTGATTGGCCTGTCAGTGCCTACACTAGCTCGTTCAGTCTTTCCCCGGAGATGGACGACACAG GTAAACTGTCAGAGATGAAATCAACCTGGTCTCCAGGCCCCATCTCTCACAGCCAGCCCTCTCTGTCCCACGAGCTTTGGAAGGTCCCCCAGGGCCCACGGAGCAGCACCACTGCCCCCTCCCGCCCCCCGCCTGgcctcacaaacacaaagcccTCGTCCACCTGGGGTGGAAACTCTCTGGGTCTGGCACAAGGCTGGAGCAGCTCCTACACCACAG caGGTACCACGTGGAGTACAGACAGTTCCAACCGGACCAGCAGCTGGCTGGTTCTGAGGAACCTCACCCCACAG ATTGATGGGTCGACCCTGCGTACGCTGTGCATGCAGCACGGCCCGCTCATCACATTCCACCTCAACCTGACACAGGGAAACGCTGTGGTGCGCTACAGCTCCAAGGATGAAGCTGCTAAGGCTCAGAAGTCCCTGCACAT GTGTGTGCTTGGGAACACCACCATCCTTGCAGAGTTTGCAGGGGAAGAGGAAGTTAACCGCTTCTTTGCACAGAGCCAGTCACTTGGTGGCACCACCAGCTGGCAGGCCACTCCAGGCACCAATCAGACGAGGATGGGGGGAGCCGGGTCCGGAGCCGCTCACCCCATCGGTCACTCACCTCactggaacaacaacaacaatggaggcGGCGGCAGTAGCAGCGGTGGCGGGCTCGGAGCAGCTGGAACGAAAACGGGAGGAGAGCTGCTTTGGGGTGGAGTTCAGCAGTATTCCAGCTTGTGGGGACCCCCGAGCGGAGAGGAGGGACGGGTCATGGGGAGCCCCACGCCAATCAACACGCTGCTGCCTGGTGACCTGCTGAGTGGAGAGTCCATGTAG
- the LOC108239203 gene encoding zona pellucida sperm-binding protein 3-like, producing the protein MAILWLRICVLIGFFLSCSSLAFPKTYFPERAASLPRPQPPQGPSRSGAKQQQQQQQPQQELEKVNTVTVICHPDSLEVVIAADMFAVGAPVDSRELHLGVENNEFCRAEAASPEEYRIVVGLDDCGTKHWMTEDSLVYTNLLIYSPMPSPSGIVRMDEAVIPIECHYERKYSLSSSSLMPTWIPFTSTQSAVETLEFNLRIMSSDWMYERGANVFHLGEPINLEASVRVGHHMGLRVFLSSCVATLQPDINSDPKYIFVEDGCLVDSQLPDSKARFLPRLQEDKLQLTIEAFKFHNDDRGQLYFTCHLNAVPVNDAEALNKACTFINGRWRSADGNDYLCGYCKNQNEASTKSISGVFSPRAFGNVAESEHMWRHGLKTNMVWDHEARVGPLAILPSRKSGPLPADELPEVLYNIHRPALYGSHWRSGINKFGLKGLLPDFPPELEAESEEELKADEEETEPEKSLLEVETKSVWTDKNSTDLNHIDSFLPKMKTTVTNATNAISDLSDATDPK; encoded by the exons ATGGCGATTTTGTGGCTTCGGATCTGTGTCCTTAtaggtttctttctgtcttgttCCTCGCTTGCTTTCCCAAAAACGTACTTCCCTGAGCGTGCTGCCTCTCTTCCACGACCCCAGCCTCCACAGGGCCCCTCTCGCAGTGGGgccaagcagcagcagcagcagcagcagccacagcaggagctggagaaggtGAACACGGTCACTGTGATCTGCCACCCGGACTCTCTGGAGGTTGTGATCGCAGCGGACATGTTTGCAGTCGGGGCCCCTGTCGACAGCCGGGAGCTGCACCTCGGTGTGGAGAACAACGAGTTCTGCAGGGCTGAAGCTGCTTCACCTGAGGAGTACAGGATTGTTGTTGGACTGGATGACTGCGGCACCAAGCACTGG ATGACCGAGGACTCCCTGGTCTACACAAACCTCCTCATCTACTCCCCCATGCCGTCTCCTAGTGGGATTGTTCGCATGGATGAAGCTGTAATTCCAATTGAGTGTCATTATGAAAG GAAGTACAGCCTATCCAGCTCTTCCCTCATGCCAACTTGGATTCCCTTCACGTCCACCCAGTCTGCAGTGGAAACCCTGGAGTTTAACTTGAGGATTATGTCCA GTGACTGGATGTATGAAAGGGGTGCCAACGTGTTCCACCTCGGAGAGCCCATCAACCTGGAGGCTTCGGTGCGGGTCGGACATCACATGGGGCTCAGGGTGTTTCTGAGCAGCTGTGTGGCCACACTTCAGCCAGATATAAACTCTGATCCTAAATACATCTTTGTTGAAGATGG GTGCCtggttgactctcagcttccAGACTCGAAGGCCCGCTTCTTACCCAGACTTCAAGAAGACAAGCTGCAGTTGACCATCGAAGCCTTTAAGTTTCATAACGACGATCGTGGTCAG CTCTACTTCACGTGCCACCTAAACGCTGTGCCTGTAAACGATGCCGAAGCGCTGAACAAGGCCTGCACCTTCATAAATGGAAG GTGGCGATCAGCTGACGGCAACGACTACCTGTGTGGTTACTGTAAGAACCAAAACGAAGCGTCCACAAAATCAATCTCTGGAGTGTTCAGTCCTCGGGCTTTTGGAAACGTGGCAGAATCTGAACACATGTGGCGACACGGACTGAAGACTAATATGG TATGGGACCACGAGGCAAGAGTGGGTCCACTGGCCATTCTGCCATCAAGGAAAAGTGGGCCGCTGCCTGCAGACGAGCTCCCTGAAGTTCTTTATAATATCCACAGACCTGCGCTGTACGGCAGCCACTGGAGGAGTGGAATAAACAAATTTG GTCTGAAAGGACTGCTCCCTGACTTTCCCCCAGAactagaagctgaaagtgaagAGGAACTAAAAG ctgatgaagaggaaacGGAACCAGAAAAGTCTCTCCTGGAGGTGGAGACAAAATCTGTGTGGACGGACAAAAACTCAACAGACTTGAATCACATCGACAGCTTTCTGCCTAAGATGAAGACTACAGTGACCAATGCAACAAATGCTATCTCTGACCTTTCAGACGCCACTGACCCAAAGTAA
- the LOC108239286 gene encoding uncharacterized protein LOC108239286 isoform X2 yields MKMRPASLLLLIQVFEVCAEFRLLTEGQSLGLSCSPQQGRGPLRGLHLYHQGPRTQTTLLSVAESGAVRVDPARGARLQLSGGLSSPRVNVSVSSVRPSDSGLYLWELSYRERNGSGQLTLSEHKVLLLVEGTTCRCSHGYIQLLLIISAAAGLLLLAFSWMIIDNCVRARRAPTLQPHPPIYEEMSRKLQTPGSPQNNCEASAPLEEEVNFPVYSNPNILLQPQDNYYACPRQLALRGHV; encoded by the exons ATGAAGATGCGTCCAGcttctttgctgcttttgatTCAGGTCTTCGAAG TCTGTGCAGAGTTTAGGCTTCTGACGGAGGGTCAGTCCCTGGGGCTCTCCTGCAGCCCTCAGCAGGGCCGCGGTCCCCTGAGGGGCCTCCACCTGTACCACCAGGGGCCGCGGACTCAGACCACCCTGCTGTCGGTGGCTGAGAGCGGGGCGGTCAGGGTGGACCCAGCGCGCGGGGCCCGCCTGCAGCTGAGCGGAGGCCTGAGCTCGCCGAGGGTCAACGTGAGCGTCTCCTCTGTGCGGCCGAGTGACTCGGGGCTCTACCTGTGGGAGCTGAGTTACAGGGAGAGGAACGGCTCCGGCCAGCTCACCCTGAGCGAACACAAGGTCCTCCTGCTGGTCGAAG ggACAACGTGCCGCTGCTCCCACGGCTACATCCAGCTGCTTTTAAtcatctctgcagctgcaggactcCTGCTGCTGGCCTTCAGCTGGATGATCATAGACAACTGT GTGAGGGCGAGGCGAGCCCCCACCCTGCAGCCTCACCCCCCCATCTATGAGGAAAtgagcaggaagctgcagacCCCCGGAAGCCCCCAGAATAACTGCGAGGCCTCCGCCCCCCTGGAGGAGGAAGTCAACTTCCCCGTTTACTCCAACCCAAACATCCTCCTGCAACCGCAGGACAACTACTACGCCTGTCCCAGGCAGCTGGCCCTCAGAGGGCACGTCTGA